The Pseudodesulfovibrio sp. zrk46 genome contains a region encoding:
- a CDS encoding replication-associated recombination protein A, with protein sequence MKLEIEDAQPLADRIRPTSLDDFVGQGHIRNRIEAITQSKRLPSLLLFGPPGCGKSTLALLLAKISGKRSLRVSAPEAGLTALRKRLPGHDILILDELHRFSKAQQDFFLPILETGEITLLATTTENPSFSVTRQLLSRLHVLRLRPLSRGELAQVVVRGAAELSLELEEDSQQLLAAMSGGDARTLLNLLEYTAQLPKDQRNAEKLRESLPEIVVRGDRDGDSHYELASALIKSIRGSDPDAALYYLACLLESGEDPRFVTRRLIISASEDVGLGDPNALPQAMACHQAIEAIGMPEGFIPMAQTAVYLALAPKSNSTYAAYRTAQKEVRENGPKPVPLHLRNATSALQREWGYGRGYLYPHNFPRSWADQDYLPNELTGRKFYHPKDQGEEPRLQAWLRQFKKSR encoded by the coding sequence ATGAAGTTGGAAATAGAAGACGCCCAACCATTGGCTGACCGTATACGACCTACTTCTCTGGACGATTTTGTCGGCCAGGGACATATTCGTAATCGAATTGAAGCGATAACGCAGTCTAAACGATTACCTAGCCTTCTCCTTTTCGGTCCTCCAGGGTGTGGTAAATCTACCCTTGCCCTTTTGTTGGCCAAAATATCAGGCAAACGCAGTCTGCGTGTAAGCGCTCCAGAAGCCGGCTTGACTGCGTTACGTAAGCGTTTGCCTGGGCACGATATTTTGATTCTTGACGAATTGCATCGATTTTCCAAAGCACAGCAAGACTTTTTTCTTCCCATTCTTGAAACCGGTGAGATCACACTACTGGCTACGACTACGGAGAACCCTTCATTTAGTGTTACACGCCAACTTCTTTCGCGACTTCATGTGTTGCGTCTGCGTCCTTTGAGTCGTGGAGAGTTAGCCCAGGTTGTTGTACGCGGCGCAGCAGAATTGAGTTTGGAGTTGGAAGAAGATAGTCAGCAATTATTGGCAGCCATGTCTGGCGGTGATGCTCGTACTTTGCTGAATTTACTTGAATATACTGCTCAATTGCCAAAAGATCAGCGAAACGCAGAAAAATTGCGAGAATCACTACCCGAGATAGTCGTTCGAGGTGATCGTGATGGTGACTCTCACTACGAGCTAGCTTCTGCGCTTATCAAATCTATTCGGGGTAGTGATCCTGATGCGGCCCTCTATTATCTAGCTTGTTTACTTGAAAGTGGTGAGGATCCCCGGTTTGTGACTCGTCGTCTCATTATCTCTGCCTCCGAAGATGTCGGATTAGGAGATCCTAATGCGCTGCCTCAAGCCATGGCCTGTCATCAGGCTATTGAAGCTATTGGTATGCCTGAAGGATTCATTCCTATGGCACAGACCGCAGTATATCTTGCATTGGCCCCAAAGAGTAATTCTACTTACGCAGCTTATCGTACTGCTCAAAAAGAGGTTCGTGAGAATGGCCCTAAACCTGTTCCACTTCACCTGCGAAATGCCACCTCTGCTTTGCAGAGGGAGTGGGGCTATGGCCGTGGGTATCTGTATCCACACAACTTTCCAAGGTCATGGGCAGATCAGGATTACTTGCCTAATGAGTTGACGGGGCGTAAGTTTTATCATCCCAAGGACCAGGGGGAAGAACCTCGTCTTCAAGCTTGGCTTAGACAGTTTAAGAAATCTCGTTAG
- a CDS encoding RsmE family RNA methyltransferase: protein MARLNSFYFPAEDWPSLVGDTVLFKGNEARHMLTVLRTETGQTVRLFDGEGCEGLFLVKEIDNKRALLEALQINELQRPETGVTLAIGWGKSKRRNYLFEKAVELRASGIAFWDARRSQGKIPDQPKDTWREKCLQAAKQCGNPYIPELITLGDISELVAFAQSFDHCYIAWESEKATTPLAPVHMRSGKCLVVIGPEGGMEDKEAGLLLDTGFEPVTLGDSILRWETAAAYCLSLSWFARQESK, encoded by the coding sequence ATGGCTCGGCTCAATTCATTTTATTTTCCCGCTGAAGACTGGCCCTCCCTTGTGGGAGATACTGTATTGTTTAAAGGGAACGAAGCGCGTCATATGTTGACTGTCCTTCGTACAGAAACAGGTCAGACGGTTCGCCTATTCGATGGTGAAGGGTGTGAAGGGTTGTTCCTAGTTAAAGAAATCGACAACAAGCGAGCCTTGCTTGAAGCATTGCAAATCAATGAATTGCAACGTCCGGAAACAGGGGTGACGCTTGCTATTGGTTGGGGTAAATCCAAGCGACGCAATTATTTGTTTGAAAAGGCGGTTGAACTGAGGGCGTCAGGCATAGCCTTCTGGGATGCTCGTCGAAGTCAGGGAAAAATTCCGGATCAACCCAAAGACACATGGCGGGAGAAATGCTTACAAGCGGCCAAGCAGTGTGGCAATCCGTATATTCCTGAACTGATAACACTTGGAGATATTAGTGAGCTGGTTGCTTTTGCTCAGAGTTTCGACCATTGTTACATCGCGTGGGAGTCTGAGAAGGCAACTACTCCCTTGGCTCCGGTCCATATGAGAAGTGGCAAGTGTCTGGTAGTCATCGGCCCTGAAGGTGGCATGGAAGACAAGGAAGCAGGTCTTTTGCTGGATACAGGCTTTGAGCCGGTCACATTGGGTGACTCCATTTTACGGTGGGAAACGGCTGCTGCCTATTGTTTGAGTCTCAGCTGGTTTGCAAGGCAGGAATCGAAATGA
- the lysA gene encoding diaminopimelate decarboxylase, with protein MHHFEYRDGKLFAEEVSVTELAVEYGTPLYIYSAATFKRHFQAFDSAFDGLDHLTCYSVKANSNLSVLKMLAEEGAGMDVVSGGELFRALKAGVPAEKIVYSGVGKRASEIREALAAGILMFNVESQAELVKINEVAGELGKVAQISIRINPDVDPQTHPYISTGMKKNKFGLDIENSLKAYKMTMDMDNVEAIGMDCHIGSQLTNIDPFLEALDKLLAFYEKLKESGLEIKYLDLGGGLGINYDEEEPPHPTEFGKALADKLADVPLTVILEPGRVIAGNSGIMVTEVVYTKSNPTKNFLIVDGAMNDLVRPSLYGSFHRIGEVVLHGREVKEYDVVGPICESGDFLARERELPGIEQGELLALYSAGAYGFTMSSNYNSRPRACELIVDGDKVVVARKRETYEDLIANEL; from the coding sequence ATGCATCATTTTGAATATCGTGATGGCAAGCTGTTCGCAGAGGAAGTCAGTGTCACTGAGTTAGCCGTTGAGTACGGCACCCCCTTGTATATTTATTCCGCTGCTACATTTAAGCGTCATTTTCAAGCTTTTGATTCAGCTTTCGATGGGTTAGATCATTTGACCTGTTATTCGGTTAAAGCAAATTCTAACCTGTCCGTGTTGAAAATGCTTGCTGAAGAAGGCGCTGGAATGGACGTGGTGTCTGGCGGCGAACTTTTTCGTGCTCTTAAAGCAGGAGTACCAGCTGAAAAAATCGTCTACTCAGGTGTAGGCAAGCGTGCTTCCGAAATTCGTGAAGCTCTGGCTGCAGGTATTTTGATGTTTAATGTGGAGTCCCAGGCCGAGTTAGTAAAGATTAACGAAGTGGCTGGTGAACTGGGAAAAGTTGCCCAGATCAGCATCCGTATCAACCCGGATGTTGATCCGCAGACCCACCCTTATATCTCCACGGGTATGAAAAAGAATAAGTTTGGCTTGGATATTGAGAATTCCCTCAAAGCATACAAAATGACTATGGACATGGACAATGTTGAAGCCATCGGAATGGATTGTCATATCGGCTCTCAGCTGACCAATATTGATCCGTTTTTAGAGGCTCTTGATAAATTGCTGGCATTCTATGAAAAACTTAAAGAATCCGGTTTAGAGATCAAGTACCTTGATCTGGGGGGCGGCCTGGGCATTAACTACGACGAAGAGGAACCGCCCCATCCGACAGAATTCGGTAAAGCTCTTGCAGACAAGCTTGCCGATGTCCCGTTGACTGTTATATTGGAACCAGGCCGTGTGATCGCGGGGAACTCAGGCATCATGGTCACTGAGGTGGTCTACACTAAGTCCAATCCGACTAAAAACTTCCTTATCGTTGACGGTGCTATGAACGATTTGGTTCGTCCTAGCTTGTATGGTTCTTTTCATCGCATTGGCGAGGTAGTGCTGCATGGTCGTGAGGTTAAGGAGTACGACGTTGTTGGTCCAATATGTGAGTCAGGAGACTTTTTAGCCCGAGAACGCGAATTGCCGGGTATTGAGCAGGGAGAGTTGTTGGCCCTCTACTCTGCCGGCGCATATGGTTTTACTATGTCCTCAAACTACAACTCAAGGCCGCGTGCATGCGAGTTGATTGTGGACGGCGACAAAGTTGTTGTTGCTCGAAAGCGCGAGACTTACGAAGACTTGATCGCAAACGAACTCTAG
- the mutS gene encoding DNA mismatch repair protein MutS, translated as MLEQYLRFKEENPGCLLFFRMGDFYELFFEDAEIVARSVQIALTSRNPNDENPIPMCGMPHHAVEPYLSQLLEKGYKIAICDQVEDPKEAKGLVKRDVTRVLTPGTVVEDSNLKSKANNYLGSFYWDSKSGAGGIAWLDFSTGQWSGLLSRKEPELWQWMMKINPSELLLPQGVKVPPQYNELSGQVTAVPLGVYFDYSSSANKIKDLQESTELAILDLNDKPELVRACGALLTYLEHTQKSDFGHIGEFKPLNLGKHLLLDEVTERNLEIFRRLDGKLGKGTLWKVLDRTKTPMGGRLLEARLRQPWRDMAPIEKSLQCVTFLFDRDQLRSDLRNALDSVYDLERLSTRVFLGRANPKDFIALRQSLNMMPRLHSLLQKENLETASELKRIIKKWDAMDDIAALLDISLVDSPPPVITDGGLFKKGFDDNLDELIELNEHGEDRLKELHEKELTANDIPKLKLGFNKVFGYYFEVSKAFKGQVPDHFIRRQTLVNSERYITPDLKEMEDKILSASEERKSLEYKLFQALRDRLAAARSRFLFMADVIATLDYWQGLAEAARINEWCRPDLHDGMEIEIEKGRHPVVEDAMGASNYIPGDLRMDKERRILLITGPNMAGKSTVLRQVAILTIMAQIGSFVPAKFARIGLADRVFSRVGASDNLAQGHSTFMVEMTETARILRQATKRSLVILDEIGRGTSTYDGLSLAWAVVEELSTRARGGIRTLFATHYHELTSLEGKIEGLRNLNIAVKEWKGDIVFLRRLVPGPADRSYGIEVAKLAGVPRPVVERARDILAKLEEKSQETRSKGAVERASQTLLPGFGAPPIEISEELVEHPIITQLTEIDVDGMTPIQALMLINQWKDMIKG; from the coding sequence ATGCTTGAGCAGTACCTCCGTTTCAAGGAGGAGAATCCAGGCTGCCTTTTATTCTTTCGCATGGGCGACTTTTATGAATTGTTTTTTGAGGATGCGGAGATAGTTGCGCGTTCTGTTCAGATTGCGTTGACAAGCCGTAATCCCAATGATGAAAACCCCATTCCCATGTGCGGTATGCCTCATCACGCTGTGGAGCCATACCTCAGTCAGTTGTTGGAGAAGGGATATAAGATTGCTATATGCGATCAGGTTGAAGATCCAAAAGAAGCCAAGGGGTTGGTGAAGCGCGATGTTACACGTGTTCTGACCCCTGGTACCGTTGTCGAAGATTCCAATCTGAAATCAAAGGCAAATAACTACTTAGGTTCTTTCTATTGGGATTCTAAGAGTGGAGCGGGCGGTATTGCCTGGCTTGATTTTTCCACAGGACAATGGTCCGGTCTTCTTTCCAGGAAAGAGCCTGAATTGTGGCAGTGGATGATGAAAATCAACCCTAGTGAATTGCTTTTGCCGCAGGGGGTTAAGGTTCCTCCGCAGTACAATGAGTTGTCTGGACAGGTGACTGCAGTGCCACTCGGTGTGTATTTCGATTATTCTTCTTCTGCTAATAAAATTAAAGATTTACAAGAATCAACTGAACTTGCCATTCTTGATTTGAATGACAAGCCAGAGCTAGTTCGAGCTTGTGGAGCCCTACTTACATATTTGGAGCATACTCAGAAGAGTGACTTTGGTCATATCGGCGAGTTTAAACCTCTTAATTTAGGCAAGCATCTCCTTCTTGATGAAGTAACCGAGCGTAATCTAGAAATTTTTCGTCGGCTTGATGGTAAGCTCGGTAAAGGCACTTTGTGGAAAGTGTTGGACCGCACGAAGACCCCTATGGGGGGACGTTTGTTAGAGGCCCGCTTGCGTCAGCCGTGGCGAGATATGGCTCCTATTGAAAAGTCTCTTCAATGCGTTACGTTCCTGTTTGATCGGGATCAGTTGCGTTCTGACCTTCGTAACGCTCTTGATTCGGTTTATGATTTGGAGCGGTTGTCCACTCGTGTTTTTCTTGGCCGAGCTAATCCAAAGGATTTCATAGCGTTGCGGCAGAGCCTCAACATGATGCCCCGACTTCATAGTCTGCTGCAGAAGGAAAATTTAGAAACTGCATCTGAGCTTAAGCGTATCATCAAAAAGTGGGATGCTATGGATGATATAGCGGCTCTGCTTGATATTTCTCTTGTGGACTCCCCTCCTCCCGTTATTACGGATGGAGGTTTGTTCAAGAAAGGGTTCGATGATAATCTTGACGAACTGATTGAACTAAATGAGCATGGTGAAGATCGACTTAAGGAGTTGCATGAGAAGGAGTTGACGGCGAACGATATTCCTAAACTCAAACTCGGTTTCAACAAGGTCTTTGGCTATTATTTCGAGGTTTCCAAGGCTTTTAAAGGGCAAGTTCCCGACCACTTCATTCGTCGGCAGACACTGGTTAATAGTGAACGCTATATCACTCCAGATCTTAAAGAGATGGAGGATAAAATTCTTTCTGCATCTGAAGAGCGAAAGTCATTGGAATATAAATTGTTCCAAGCTTTGCGCGACCGCCTTGCCGCAGCCCGGAGCCGATTCCTTTTCATGGCCGATGTTATCGCCACCCTCGATTATTGGCAGGGATTGGCTGAAGCTGCTCGCATTAATGAGTGGTGTCGTCCAGACTTGCATGATGGCATGGAGATCGAGATAGAGAAAGGTCGTCATCCTGTGGTTGAAGATGCTATGGGTGCATCTAATTATATTCCAGGTGATCTGCGAATGGACAAAGAGCGCCGTATCCTTCTTATTACCGGCCCGAATATGGCTGGTAAGTCGACAGTGCTTCGACAGGTTGCTATTTTGACAATCATGGCGCAGATCGGTTCTTTTGTTCCTGCTAAGTTTGCTAGAATTGGTTTGGCTGATCGTGTCTTTTCCCGAGTCGGTGCATCTGACAATTTGGCTCAAGGGCATTCTACATTTATGGTGGAAATGACCGAGACTGCTCGTATTTTGCGGCAAGCAACCAAACGTAGTCTAGTAATCCTTGATGAGATCGGGCGTGGTACAAGCACTTATGACGGTCTTTCCTTGGCTTGGGCCGTGGTTGAAGAGCTTTCCACGCGCGCTCGTGGCGGTATTCGTACGTTGTTCGCTACGCACTATCATGAATTAACCAGTCTTGAGGGTAAGATCGAAGGGCTTCGTAATTTAAATATTGCTGTCAAGGAGTGGAAAGGCGATATCGTTTTTTTACGTAGGCTTGTGCCTGGCCCGGCTGATCGTAGTTATGGTATTGAGGTTGCAAAGCTGGCAGGTGTGCCTCGCCCTGTGGTGGAACGTGCTCGTGATATTCTTGCGAAGTTGGAAGAAAAATCGCAAGAAACTCGGTCAAAAGGGGCTGTGGAGCGTGCGTCACAGACTTTGCTTCCTGGATTTGGTGCCCCGCCCATCGAGATCAGTGAGGAATTAGTTGAGCATCCCATTATCACTCAGCTTACGGAAATTGATGTAGACGGAATGACGCCTATTCAGGCCCTTATGCTAATTAACCAGTGGAAAGATATGATTAAGGGATAG
- a CDS encoding tetratricopeptide repeat protein, with amino-acid sequence MVWKLFSRKKPNGYEQKLKAAREAGGSEALPVQDTRAAIEELSQVVKNNPEAVEIYLALGSLYRSQGEIERAIQIRNSLIVRPGLDRKFKARALFELGRDFRRGGFLDRAEKAFEDARSFGHDPTAIHHEMARLAAERGAYEKAADSYGQLALPLPQAHSLVRLAMDYFEEGQDSQAHRALRHAIRAYPGAVEAWLEQIIQAYKCGNSKKVGDILRDALEKVAPDLRFVLLEGLLEATRRAEREAGRLADNEQWSKVCSDEQLAKAVVPVIEQQDPHVLLLYYGAVFLLRVDDVDNAKSWLEKALVLEPSFWLARLELFELSKSDQTMTPFFKEQLSFFMGHARRVRRFYCRRCGLKRDQLFFNCPRCRSWHSIAFRTDFSQ; translated from the coding sequence ATGGTCTGGAAGCTGTTCAGTCGCAAAAAGCCGAATGGCTACGAGCAGAAGCTGAAGGCTGCCCGTGAAGCGGGCGGCAGTGAAGCACTGCCCGTGCAGGATACTCGTGCGGCCATTGAAGAGCTTAGTCAGGTTGTTAAAAACAACCCTGAAGCCGTTGAAATCTATCTTGCCCTTGGTAGTTTATATCGTTCTCAAGGGGAGATAGAGCGCGCTATCCAGATTAGAAATAGTCTTATCGTGAGGCCGGGCCTTGACCGCAAGTTTAAGGCTCGTGCTCTCTTCGAATTAGGACGAGATTTCCGCCGTGGTGGTTTTCTAGATCGCGCCGAGAAGGCTTTTGAAGATGCCCGCTCTTTTGGGCACGACCCTACTGCGATTCATCATGAAATGGCCCGGCTAGCCGCCGAACGCGGAGCGTATGAAAAGGCTGCCGATTCTTACGGTCAACTTGCCCTTCCCTTACCTCAGGCACATAGTCTTGTCCGTTTGGCAATGGACTATTTTGAAGAAGGGCAGGACTCTCAGGCGCATAGAGCTCTTCGCCATGCAATTAGAGCTTACCCGGGTGCTGTTGAAGCATGGCTTGAGCAAATAATTCAGGCCTACAAGTGCGGTAACTCCAAAAAAGTTGGAGACATTCTACGTGATGCCCTGGAAAAAGTAGCTCCGGACCTTCGGTTTGTGCTTCTTGAAGGGCTGCTGGAAGCCACGCGTCGCGCTGAACGTGAAGCTGGCCGACTAGCAGACAATGAGCAATGGAGCAAGGTGTGTTCTGACGAGCAGCTTGCCAAGGCTGTTGTTCCGGTGATTGAACAGCAGGACCCGCATGTGTTGTTACTCTACTACGGTGCAGTCTTTCTGTTACGTGTCGATGACGTGGACAATGCCAAATCATGGTTGGAGAAGGCCTTAGTGCTTGAACCTTCGTTTTGGTTAGCACGATTAGAGTTGTTTGAACTCTCCAAAAGTGATCAGACCATGACGCCTTTTTTTAAGGAACAACTCTCATTCTTTATGGGGCATGCTCGTCGGGTTCGACGTTTTTACTGCCGTCGCTGTGGTTTAAAGCGGGACCAACTTTTTTTCAACTGCCCCCGATGCCGCAGTTGGCATTCCATTGCCTTTCGTACTGATTTCTCTCAATAA
- a CDS encoding LapA family protein, which produces MRFIKVLFLLALFVFSILFFSQNNDVLLQSLQLKLDIPYAMTLHSLPLPFGVLILASFVAGCLMTMVYFAVDKVRAGSRLKECKTRMASLEQELNSLRNMPISEEPYTSSEEKTEEQA; this is translated from the coding sequence ATGCGTTTTATCAAAGTTCTGTTCTTGCTGGCCCTTTTCGTATTTTCTATTCTGTTCTTTTCTCAGAACAATGACGTGCTATTGCAGTCTCTGCAATTGAAATTGGACATCCCATACGCCATGACTCTGCATTCTTTGCCTTTGCCTTTTGGTGTCCTGATTCTTGCTTCTTTTGTTGCTGGTTGTCTTATGACCATGGTTTACTTTGCCGTTGATAAGGTTCGCGCAGGCTCCCGTCTTAAGGAGTGCAAGACTCGTATGGCCAGCCTTGAGCAGGAGTTAAACTCCTTGCGAAACATGCCCATCAGTGAAGAACCCTACACTTCTTCTGAAGAAAAGACTGAAGAGCAGGCTTAA
- a CDS encoding HIT domain-containing protein, translating into MEVLWAPWRLDYILGPKPDECVFCIPENTSEDEERCILARGEHCYVIMNKFPYNNGHLMVCPYRHVSNLTDLTLEESNDCMLWLRHSTTVLGKAFNPQGINMGLNLGEAAGAGIAAHLHFQMVPRWNGDASFMAVFGETSVIPEHLSSTYSRLKPLFEEITF; encoded by the coding sequence ATGGAAGTTCTGTGGGCGCCATGGCGTCTCGATTACATACTGGGCCCCAAGCCTGACGAATGTGTTTTTTGCATACCGGAGAATACGTCGGAAGACGAAGAGCGATGCATACTTGCTAGAGGTGAGCATTGCTACGTGATCATGAATAAATTCCCATATAATAATGGTCATCTCATGGTCTGCCCATATCGTCATGTAAGCAATCTGACGGATTTGACTTTGGAAGAGTCCAACGATTGTATGTTGTGGCTTAGGCATAGCACCACGGTCTTGGGAAAAGCTTTCAATCCTCAGGGTATTAATATGGGATTGAATTTAGGTGAGGCTGCGGGGGCCGGAATTGCAGCGCATCTTCATTTTCAGATGGTGCCGCGCTGGAACGGCGATGCCTCATTTATGGCGGTGTTTGGAGAAACGTCCGTCATACCGGAACATCTGTCATCGACATACAGCAGGTTGAAGCCGCTGTTTGAGGAAATAACATTTTAA
- a CDS encoding CBS domain-containing protein — protein sequence MSNNQKTPRITAPIVITSHANADFDALASIVAASKIYPGATLVFPGSQEKNLRNFFIQSTTYLFNFKMFKDIDPKSVELLVVCDTRQRSRISHVRPILENQNLKIHLYDHHPDTDDDLAADKTVYRDWGSTTTIITSIIKEQGISLNTEEATLFGLGIYEDTGSFGFNTTTPEDFEAAGWLKGQGMDIEVIKDLLSHEMSAEQVTNLGELLQNAHTYDIHGVDVVITEISTDKFVPDFALLVHKLMDMEDIGVAFALGRMADRIHVVARSKNPDVNVGQICSSMGGGGHAAAASATVKEKTLAEVRDDLFALLYSQVNPQIVVESLMSKPAIAIEDSHSLSEAVEMMTRYGLKDVPVVGKSTRKCVGIIGQATADKAVAHGLGDMGVDEYMSRSFESVDSNTELYRVMEIILGNRQRMLPVVEHGEIIGVITRTDLMNMLIEEPARIPESLMPDRRRERNIASMVNNRLPQNMLDLLKEAGSLGKELGWEVYAVGGFVRDILLGRSNLDLDLVVEGDGIHFAKKLVAKLGGRVKAHHKFKTAVTILPDGQRVDVATARLEYYEYPAALPTVELSSIKMDLYRRDFTVNALALRLNPGRYGQLVDFFGAERDIRNKTIRVLHSLSFVEDPTRILRAIRFERRFDFQIGGQTMRLIKNAMNLELFSKLSGTRVMHELQLIVNEGDPLACLNRVGELGIMKAIHPLLELTRDRIHVLTELSKVHSWYKLLYLEPEVVPWKLYFLGMTMGIKREQITQVTDRLHFTKREERDFLQLRDMIGDALMKLMGWREGKSKLSKLFAILHPIPVEGVLFLMARSRKEHIRRNISQYLSRLRYMTIEIDGNDLLHLGIEPGPVYSKILNKVMAAKIDGVVETKDEQVKLANQVHKDFINHNSESAG from the coding sequence ATGTCAAATAATCAAAAAACACCTCGTATTACGGCCCCTATTGTCATCACTTCACACGCCAATGCTGATTTTGATGCTTTGGCCAGCATTGTCGCAGCTAGTAAAATTTATCCCGGAGCAACATTAGTCTTTCCAGGTAGTCAGGAAAAAAATCTGCGAAATTTTTTTATTCAAAGCACAACGTATCTTTTTAATTTCAAAATGTTCAAGGATATTGATCCGAAAAGTGTCGAGCTACTAGTCGTTTGTGATACTCGACAGCGGTCTCGTATTTCGCATGTCCGGCCGATTCTTGAAAACCAAAATTTGAAAATTCATCTTTATGATCATCATCCGGATACAGATGATGATCTTGCTGCTGACAAGACTGTTTACCGGGACTGGGGTTCGACCACCACGATCATTACATCAATAATTAAGGAACAAGGAATCTCATTGAATACCGAAGAGGCAACTCTGTTTGGTTTGGGGATTTATGAAGATACCGGTTCCTTTGGCTTTAATACGACTACGCCTGAAGATTTTGAGGCTGCTGGTTGGCTTAAAGGTCAGGGAATGGATATAGAGGTTATTAAAGATCTATTATCTCATGAAATGTCAGCTGAACAAGTAACTAATCTTGGTGAGTTACTACAAAATGCACATACTTATGATATTCATGGTGTTGATGTTGTAATTACTGAAATTTCTACAGATAAATTTGTCCCTGATTTTGCTCTTTTGGTTCATAAACTCATGGATATGGAAGATATTGGGGTCGCATTTGCTCTCGGGCGTATGGCTGATCGTATTCACGTGGTTGCACGCTCCAAAAATCCCGATGTTAATGTTGGACAAATCTGCTCATCCATGGGCGGTGGAGGCCATGCCGCTGCGGCTTCAGCAACTGTAAAGGAAAAGACATTGGCTGAAGTCAGAGATGATTTGTTTGCTTTGTTATACTCTCAGGTGAACCCACAAATTGTGGTTGAGAGCCTTATGTCCAAGCCCGCAATTGCCATTGAAGACAGTCATTCTCTAAGCGAAGCTGTAGAGATGATGACAAGATATGGGCTCAAAGATGTGCCTGTCGTTGGCAAAAGTACTCGCAAGTGTGTGGGGATTATTGGGCAGGCCACTGCGGATAAAGCGGTTGCCCATGGTTTAGGAGATATGGGAGTCGACGAGTATATGAGTCGTTCTTTTGAATCGGTGGACTCGAACACAGAGCTCTATAGGGTTATGGAAATCATACTAGGGAATCGTCAGCGTATGCTTCCTGTGGTTGAGCATGGTGAGATTATAGGTGTTATCACCCGTACTGATCTCATGAATATGCTAATCGAAGAGCCTGCACGCATCCCTGAATCCCTGATGCCAGATAGACGACGCGAGCGGAATATTGCTTCAATGGTTAATAACCGACTGCCGCAAAATATGCTCGACCTCTTAAAAGAGGCTGGCAGTTTAGGTAAAGAACTAGGGTGGGAAGTATATGCCGTAGGTGGCTTTGTTCGTGATATTTTATTGGGGCGTTCTAATCTGGATCTTGACCTTGTTGTAGAGGGGGATGGAATCCATTTTGCCAAGAAGTTGGTTGCCAAGTTGGGGGGGCGTGTTAAGGCGCATCATAAGTTTAAGACTGCGGTAACAATTCTTCCGGATGGTCAACGTGTTGATGTCGCCACAGCCCGTCTTGAATACTATGAATATCCGGCTGCCCTACCAACTGTAGAGCTTTCTTCCATTAAAATGGATCTTTACAGAAGAGATTTTACGGTCAACGCTTTGGCTCTTCGATTGAATCCTGGAAGATATGGTCAATTGGTCGACTTTTTTGGCGCAGAGCGTGATATTCGTAATAAGACAATACGTGTACTGCATTCATTGAGCTTTGTAGAGGATCCCACTCGAATCCTTAGGGCTATTAGGTTTGAGCGTCGATTTGATTTTCAGATTGGTGGTCAAACTATGCGCCTAATTAAAAATGCCATGAATCTTGAATTATTCAGCAAGCTGTCTGGCACCAGAGTAATGCATGAATTACAGCTTATCGTAAATGAGGGCGATCCGTTAGCTTGTCTAAACCGGGTTGGTGAACTTGGTATTATGAAGGCAATCCATCCTTTGTTGGAACTGACAAGGGATCGAATTCATGTACTGACTGAGCTATCTAAGGTGCATAGTTGGTACAAATTGCTTTATCTTGAGCCAGAAGTGGTTCCTTGGAAGCTCTATTTTCTTGGGATGACCATGGGAATTAAACGTGAGCAGATTACGCAAGTTACTGATCGGTTGCATTTTACTAAACGTGAGGAGCGTGATTTCCTTCAGTTGCGTGATATGATCGGTGATGCGCTTATGAAGCTTATGGGATGGCGTGAGGGCAAATCTAAACTGAGCAAGTTGTTTGCCATCTTACACCCAATTCCTGTCGAGGGTGTCCTTTTTCTTATGGCTCGGAGTCGAAAGGAACATATTCGTAGAAATATATCTCAGTATCTTTCTCGGTTGCGTTATATGACCATTGAAATTGATGGAAATGATTTATTGCATTTGGGAATAGAACCGGGGCCGGTCTATTCAAAGATTCTGAATAAAGTCATGGCTGCTAAGATTGATGGTGTCGTAGAAACAAAAGATGAGCAGGTAAAACTTGCAAATCAAGTGCATAAGGATTTTATAAATCACAACTCGGAAAGTGCTGGTTAA